Proteins encoded together in one bacterium window:
- a CDS encoding MOSC domain-containing protein, with amino-acid sequence MSEIVLRKLWTYPVKGCQGVAHDEVPVTTLGIPGDRGFAIWKDGALVDQKETPRVASIGAHVDLEAGTLTLRHAEAGELVHEIRADGARRPGRWVLDEFEALDQGDVAAEWLSDVLGEPVRLVAADEAWRINFPIPQMALLHDQPKRAFTAASPISIANVASLAALNARLEAPVPMERFRMNVVIDGLEAHAEDTLDEVRGESVRLRHVTPAERCVIVSTDQRTGERDRSDLLRSLPKKSKEDRFGSGRIFGTYLRVETEGTLRVGERLEVMSMEAAFC; translated from the coding sequence ATGTCCGAAATCGTCCTCCGAAAACTCTGGACCTACCCGGTGAAGGGCTGCCAGGGCGTCGCCCACGACGAAGTCCCCGTGACGACGCTCGGCATTCCCGGCGACCGCGGCTTCGCGATCTGGAAGGACGGCGCCCTCGTCGACCAGAAGGAGACGCCACGGGTGGCGTCGATCGGCGCGCACGTCGACCTCGAGGCGGGCACGCTGACGCTCCGCCACGCCGAGGCCGGCGAGCTCGTGCACGAGATCCGCGCCGACGGAGCGCGACGTCCCGGACGCTGGGTGCTCGACGAATTCGAAGCCCTCGACCAGGGCGACGTCGCGGCGGAGTGGCTCTCCGACGTCCTCGGGGAGCCCGTCCGCCTGGTGGCCGCCGACGAGGCCTGGCGGATCAACTTCCCGATCCCGCAGATGGCGCTCCTCCACGACCAGCCGAAGCGGGCCTTCACCGCCGCCTCGCCGATCTCGATCGCCAACGTGGCGTCGCTCGCGGCGTTGAACGCCCGGCTCGAGGCCCCGGTGCCGATGGAACGATTCCGGATGAACGTCGTGATCGACGGACTCGAGGCCCACGCGGAGGACACCCTGGACGAGGTCCGGGGCGAGTCCGTACGACTGCGGCACGTCACGCCCGCCGAGCGCTGCGTGATCGTCTCGACCGACCAGCGAACCGGCGAGCGGGACCGCTCCGACCTGCTCCGCTCGCTCCCGAAGAAGTCGAAGGAAGACCGCTTCGGGAGCGGACGGATCTTCGGCACCTACCTCCGCGTCGAGACCGAAGGCACCTTGCGGGTCGGCGAGCGACTCGAAGTGATGTCCATGGAAGCGGCGTTCTGCTAG
- a CDS encoding sterol desaturase family protein: MEIDYIAVAVPAFFVLIAVELWIARRRGHAYYRLNDSLNDLATGVLQQLVTLLFAATIVAGYFWIHATHRLFDLSADSLLVWIGCFVGVDFAYYWFHRLSHEINFLWAAHVVHHQSEEYNLTVALRQSALQPFMSIPFYWPLALLGVPPLVFLACSSFNTLYQFWIHTREIGTLGPLEQILMTPSHHRVHHGRNPIYIDRNHGGTFIVWDKLFGTFEPESEEVVYGVTKPLASWNPVWANLDYWIDLARAARATRRGRDKLLVFLARPGWMPTDLGGFQAAPPLSSDLTKFDPTVDRRMAAYATFQFVQGVGLSVVFPLLYPNLGTPARILIVVGIVWSLVNVGALFDGARWGAVSEWVRIVLTPIVAIALLPLPTGAIASVALLANPVLAFLVGLRPGEDDGVRGGFSDRAGEALDR; this comes from the coding sequence ATGGAAATCGACTACATCGCGGTCGCGGTCCCCGCCTTCTTCGTCCTGATCGCCGTCGAGCTCTGGATCGCGCGTCGTCGCGGGCACGCCTACTACCGTCTGAACGACTCGCTGAACGACCTCGCGACCGGCGTGCTCCAGCAGCTCGTCACGCTGCTCTTCGCGGCCACGATCGTCGCGGGGTACTTCTGGATCCACGCGACTCATCGGCTCTTCGACCTGTCCGCCGACAGTCTCCTCGTGTGGATCGGCTGCTTCGTTGGCGTCGACTTCGCCTACTACTGGTTCCACCGCCTGAGCCACGAGATCAACTTCCTCTGGGCGGCCCACGTCGTCCACCACCAGAGCGAGGAGTACAACCTGACGGTGGCGCTCCGGCAGAGCGCGCTCCAGCCGTTCATGTCGATTCCGTTCTACTGGCCCCTCGCCCTGCTGGGTGTCCCGCCGCTGGTCTTCCTCGCCTGCTCGTCGTTCAACACGCTCTACCAGTTCTGGATCCACACGCGCGAGATCGGGACCCTCGGCCCCCTCGAGCAGATCCTGATGACCCCCTCCCACCACCGCGTCCACCACGGACGCAACCCGATCTACATCGACCGGAACCACGGCGGCACGTTCATCGTCTGGGACAAGCTCTTCGGCACCTTCGAGCCGGAGAGCGAAGAGGTCGTCTACGGCGTGACGAAGCCCCTCGCGAGCTGGAATCCGGTCTGGGCCAACCTCGACTACTGGATCGACCTCGCCCGGGCCGCGCGTGCGACCCGGCGGGGGCGCGACAAGCTCCTCGTGTTCCTGGCGCGGCCGGGCTGGATGCCGACGGACCTCGGCGGATTCCAGGCCGCGCCCCCGCTCTCGTCCGACCTCACCAAGTTCGACCCGACCGTCGACCGCCGCATGGCCGCCTACGCGACGTTCCAGTTCGTGCAGGGCGTCGGCCTCTCGGTCGTGTTCCCGCTCCTGTACCCGAACCTCGGCACCCCCGCCCGGATCCTGATCGTGGTCGGGATCGTCTGGAGCCTCGTGAACGTGGGCGCGCTCTTCGACGGCGCGCGCTGGGGCGCGGTGTCCGAATGGGTGCGGATCGTCCTGACACCGATCGTCGCGATCGCCCTCCTCCCGCTGCCCACCGGCGCGATCGCCTCGGTCGCGCTCCTCGCGAATCCGGTGCTCGCGTTCCTCGTCGGGCTGCGTCCCGGTGAAGACGACGGCGTCCGTGGCGGCTTCAGTGACCGGGCGGGCGAGGCGTTGGATCGCTGA
- a CDS encoding beta-lactamase family protein: MPKTPIKIEGVVAPGFESVRDLYARNMATLEERNTQLCVYRRGDKVVDLWGTQIDDTNFAPDTLVNIFSSGKSMEAIALASLHGRGLLDYDKRIADYWPEFARNGKQDLTVADLMRHEGGLASFDQSIDPESLFPANIKKNQVGAVIESQTARFPERDDTRREYHAITRGWVANEIFRRIDPAGRTIGDFLREEVADPLDVDVYVGLREPELSRVSPVVILSFLFVFLQSLIPRFLGRRIEKNFFQLAGRILRILRGARGGTVRGSVPPIRGGKGLPDFNSREVRMGETPSANTHSNARSLAKIAAMLASGGSFGGHRVLSPEACEAMHAKATPADMIIMPTAFSQGGVNAFGPTDVGSADLERALNDGREGFFGWMGFGGSIFQWHRELEIGFGYVPTSLHALDLFNERGKEYQREVLRCVAKLGA, from the coding sequence ATGCCGAAGACCCCGATCAAGATCGAAGGCGTAGTCGCCCCCGGCTTCGAGTCCGTCCGCGACCTCTACGCCCGCAACATGGCGACGCTCGAGGAGCGGAACACCCAGCTCTGCGTCTATCGCCGCGGCGACAAGGTCGTCGACCTCTGGGGCACCCAGATCGACGACACGAACTTCGCGCCGGACACGTTGGTGAACATCTTCAGCAGCGGAAAGAGCATGGAAGCGATCGCGCTCGCCTCGCTCCACGGCCGGGGCCTCCTCGACTACGACAAGCGGATTGCCGACTACTGGCCCGAGTTCGCCCGGAACGGCAAGCAGGACCTGACCGTCGCCGACCTGATGCGCCACGAAGGCGGGCTCGCGAGCTTCGACCAGTCGATCGACCCGGAGTCGCTCTTCCCCGCGAACATCAAGAAGAACCAGGTCGGCGCCGTCATCGAATCCCAGACGGCCCGGTTCCCCGAGCGGGACGACACCCGCCGCGAGTACCACGCGATCACACGGGGCTGGGTCGCCAACGAGATCTTCCGGCGGATCGACCCGGCGGGCCGCACGATCGGCGACTTCCTGCGCGAAGAGGTCGCCGACCCGCTCGACGTCGACGTCTACGTCGGGCTGCGCGAGCCGGAGCTCTCCCGCGTCTCGCCCGTCGTGATCCTCTCGTTCCTCTTCGTCTTCCTCCAGAGCCTGATCCCGCGCTTTCTGGGCCGCCGGATCGAGAAGAACTTCTTCCAGCTCGCCGGCCGGATCCTCCGTATCCTGCGCGGTGCCCGTGGCGGGACCGTCCGAGGCTCGGTCCCGCCGATCCGGGGCGGCAAGGGCCTGCCGGACTTCAACTCGCGCGAGGTCCGCATGGGCGAGACCCCCTCGGCGAACACCCACTCGAACGCCCGCAGCCTGGCGAAGATCGCGGCGATGCTCGCCTCGGGCGGATCCTTCGGAGGCCATCGGGTCCTGAGCCCCGAGGCGTGCGAGGCGATGCACGCGAAGGCGACGCCGGCGGACATGATCATCATGCCCACCGCGTTCTCCCAGGGCGGCGTCAACGCCTTCGGACCGACGGACGTCGGCAGCGCCGACCTCGAGCGCGCCCTCAACGACGGGCGCGAAGGCTTCTTCGGCTGGATGGGCTTCGGCGGCTCGATCTTCCAATGGCACCGCGAGCTCGAGATCGGCTTCGGCTACGTGCCGACGTCGCTCCACGCCCTCGACCTCTTCAACGAGCGCGGCAAGGAATATCAACGCGAAGTCCTGCGCTGCGTCGCGAAGCTCGGCGCGTAG
- a CDS encoding helix-turn-helix transcriptional regulator, which translates to MSQSRQSDPPLVALGLRVPVLGLADDHGPDRPIPLHRHDAAQLIHAASGVMKVRTAHGLWIVPPARAVWVPAFADHAIDMVGVVELRTVYLDPAFASLDGARCRVVQVSPLLRALILRAVEFGPDYPADGPEANVAAVLRDELRTAEVAPLHLPTLSDPRAREVARAFERDPADRRSRAEWARVAGASERTLERLFHAEAGMSFGRWQRQVRLLRALEGLAQGRSVTEVGLEVGFDTPSAFIAMFRSAMGTTPGRYFSDPTPRPPGH; encoded by the coding sequence ATGTCGCAAAGCCGTCAATCCGATCCGCCGCTGGTCGCCCTCGGGCTCCGGGTGCCGGTGCTCGGTCTCGCCGACGATCACGGGCCGGATCGGCCGATTCCACTCCACCGCCACGACGCCGCGCAGCTGATCCATGCTGCGAGCGGGGTGATGAAGGTCCGCACGGCGCACGGGCTCTGGATCGTGCCGCCGGCGCGGGCGGTCTGGGTGCCGGCCTTCGCCGACCACGCGATCGACATGGTCGGCGTGGTCGAGCTGCGCACCGTCTACCTCGATCCCGCCTTCGCGAGCCTCGACGGCGCGCGCTGTCGGGTCGTGCAGGTCAGTCCGCTCCTCCGGGCGCTGATCCTGCGCGCGGTCGAGTTCGGCCCCGACTATCCCGCCGACGGACCCGAGGCGAACGTGGCCGCGGTCCTCCGCGACGAGCTCCGCACCGCGGAGGTCGCGCCTCTGCATCTGCCGACGCTCTCCGACCCGCGCGCCCGCGAGGTGGCCCGCGCGTTCGAGCGCGACCCGGCCGACCGCCGCTCGCGCGCCGAGTGGGCGCGGGTCGCGGGCGCCAGCGAGCGGACCCTCGAGCGGCTCTTCCACGCCGAGGCGGGCATGAGCTTCGGTCGCTGGCAGCGTCAGGTGCGACTGCTGCGCGCGCTCGAGGGGCTCGCGCAGGGACGGAGCGTGACCGAGGTCGGGCTCGAGGTCGGCTTCGACACGCCGAGCGCGTTCATCGCCATGTTCCGCAGCGCCATGGGGACGACGCCGGGCCGCTACTTCAGCGATCCAACGCCTCGCCCGCCCGGTCACTGA